A stretch of DNA from Hippoglossus stenolepis isolate QCI-W04-F060 chromosome 16, HSTE1.2, whole genome shotgun sequence:
CTCCGGCCTCGTGTTGGATtcatcagtctgtgtgtttctcttgacTCCGTGTGGTCTTGTTGTTTCCAGGTGTGAGTGGTGTGACGGTGGTGACACAGAAGCCTCCTGTTGTGACCGTGAGGAAAGGAGAGACAGTCACCATGGACTGTAACCTGGGGACTGTTACTGGCAGCAATGCTCGTTGGTATAAACAGATTCCAGGAGGAGTTCCTCAGCATGTAGTGAGGTTTTATCATGGATGGAGCTCTCCAGGCTATGGTTCTGGTTTCTCTTCTCCCAAATTCACATCCACTCATCAGTCGACAACAGATTATCGTTTGATCATAAACAACGTGGAGGAGGgagactctgctgtttattacTGTCACACATGGGACGACTCTGCTAAAGAACACGTATCACAATGATTCACACTGTGACAAAAACCTCAGGGAGGGACACTCAGCTGCTGTCAACACACCCGACCAACATCAAACACTATAAGTCAAGAAAAACATTGAGGGTGATTGAATAAATTCTCCTGCAGACACAACGTTTGAAACAAGTGCagcagtttttaatattttggaaaataaacagactgatGAAGAGAATGAGACGTTCACAGTGAACGTTGGTCTCAACAGGAAGTTTCAGCTCCACTCCCCTCAGAGAGCGTCAGGAGGTTTTTGTACAGCCATGTGCACAAACTGAATCACTGTGGTATTCGGACAAGGGACCAAGCTGATTGTGACAGGTAAGAACTTTTTAACTGATCAATGAAcacaatttatatttttcatccaACCCAAATGGACAGaaaagaataaatgtgtgtttgttgattctgtaaaatatttaaccttttttttgatgattttaagattcttatatttttgtataCCAGCTTTGCCTTGATACCACACTTTGTATATGACACAGAAATATGCCAATGATCACAAGACTGGAAATGTTTTATACAAATGATTTGCCTGTTTTTAATAAGAATATACTTATATACTTTTCAGTTCCACATGTTGTGAGAAATGTAATCTTTGTAAAATCTATTTACCTTTACAATAACAATGATGATCCACtgtatttgttgtttggttCATAGGATTAGTTTTTAACGTATCTTGATTCTCTTTTTGAAATCGTCTTTGGTTATTAGATAAACACAAAAAGTAAGAacttaaatgtaataatttatCTCACTGACTGAAATAGTTGTATTGGAAAACAAATATGATTTTGTTAGACACAatcaataaatgtataaatgttttgAAAGACTTATGGATCATATTCTATGAACAGTGTTaactaaaaaagacaaactgtaatTATTTTAGATGCTTCTGCAGCATGAAAACTCTTCATCCTTCACTGAGACTGTCATGTTTTCCATCAATCAGTGTATTCCTAGTAATTAATGTCCTTGTTGTATTTCCAGGCTccagcctctctcctcctgtcctgaCTGTCTTCCCTCCGTCCAGTGCTGAGCTCTGCTCCAACAAAGccactctgctctgtctgtccaGTCAGTCTGTGCCTTTTGCAGAAGTGACCTGGTTGGTCGGTGGGAGTCCAGTGAGCAGTGGGATCTCTACCAGCACCGCCGTCCACCAACCGGACCAGACTTTCCAAATCAGCAGCTATCTGGCCATCCGGACGTGTGACTGGAACATGGACAAGCTTTACACATGTAAAGTGTCTCTGGGCTCCCAGACgtcagaggaaaacatcaacaAGTCCGTCTGCACCACTGAAGAAtaacagaggagcagaatgaCCATTTAAAACCTGCTTCTTTTTTCCTGCTTGTGCTTTGTTTCATGCAGGAGAATGCGTTTGTATGCTTGTGACACACGTTGTGAGGGTTGGGTGGTGGTGTTCTATCAACTTTGCAACTGTTGCTTTCAATAAAAAATTTTTCCAAAACACGTCTGAAATAGTTTGTTCACTGCAGCTGAGACAATGATATTATTTTGATATCAtacttcaataacttcaccaGCGCCTGATTCTGCTGTAACGTTTCTCAATACAAATGACAGcaaagtttgtttctgtttttgtcactAAAATTTACTTAATACTTGAAAAggtacaaaatatctcagagaGCAAAATGAGTTTTCCCTTATTTTGGTTTAGTGAATCAATGTAGTAACGTTCTCATAACACCTGTAGTAACTGAATCTGAATTTTCATCCTCAGAAGCATCACCTCTCCACTCcaccttttttctccttcccagGATGCACCTGTGCACCCGCTCGCCTTATTTATAGCcctaattaaataaaaaagtcaagTGTCAGctctatttaaaataatgttttaatctaATCAGCAGTATGTGTGGAAACTGGAGACATGGAGGGGAACATATTCAACAAGTTTCTCCTTCGCAGGAGTCAGAGTGTGAAAACTTCAGTTGACTATGGTTCTCCAATGACAAATGGGAAAAAGGCAACAATGCATCTgttagaaaaaaaaccaaacagggAATTTAATTATTCCTAACTAAGGTGTCACATTATCTGCAGTATTAAACATGGGGGTTTAATACCTGTGGGTTAATACTGATGTGATTTCACAGATAACATTTCTGCTGACGTCCTGTTTGTGAGCTGCTCTGATTAGGACTTGAATTTATTTCGCAATTTTGGGAAATTGTATTAATGATCAAACATTGATGAGTGAAGCATATAAATGAAGGAATGGTAAAGCAGTTAGATTGGTATAGAATAACTAATCACCTCAACCATCACTAGATGTGCGTCacacttttattacattgaGGAAATTTAAATCATCAAATGAACACATTGATTCTTTGTTGCTCACTTCCTGTTAATTGATTGTTTCATGATGAGTGGAAagttatattaacattttctgcaaacaataattattacaacaattttaaaagcttttctgaGAATATGATTTGTGCTTTAGTGTTGGACTTTTTTTGTTAAAGCATATCAGATATATATAAGCACAAAAAATAAGATTTGTGTAGTAATCCCGGAAAATAATCTGGgatgttttaacat
This window harbors:
- the LOC118123783 gene encoding immunoglobulin lambda-1 light chain, giving the protein MLGTLCTLITALTCVSGVTVVTQKPPVVTVRKGETVTMDCNLGTVTGSNARWYKQIPGGVPQHVVRFYHGWSSPGYGSGFSSPKFTSTHQSTTDYRLIINNVEEGDSAVYYCHTWDDSAKEHVFGQGTKLIVTGSSLSPPVLTVFPPSSAELCSNKATLLCLSSQSVPFAEVTWLVGGSPVSSGISTSTAVHQPDQTFQISSYLAIRTCDWNMDKLYTCKVSLGSQTSEENINKSVCTTEE